From a region of the Zingiber officinale cultivar Zhangliang chromosome 4B, Zo_v1.1, whole genome shotgun sequence genome:
- the LOC121974814 gene encoding ABC transporter G family member 28-like, with amino-acid sequence MPVWRVSAAVSLAALAAAAFLLLLPLGRCQSFGGVGLAPAQVLAPSLWQLNDAVDNVTQSLFPIVKARFGFCVGDAQKDWDRTFNYSGNMDFMENCAATTPDVTGRLCTAAEVRLYFDSFVESGGSTNYMKPNKNCNSSSWVSGCEPGWASSVPDNENVDLRDSENLPSRNLNSKPCCAGFYCPYGITCMIPCPLGAYCPLATHNVTTGRCDPYNYQLSPENNSCGGANIWVDVDHSRDLFCPAGDFCPSTISKKNCSKGHYCRMGSTYETNCFLSSSCDANSEKQNITIFGALVMAALVLWLLIIYNFSDRILSHRERRRAKSRETAAKVAREAAQARERWKAAKNIAVDIQRQISRTISRKRSNKLPVGPASTSEIEEIGVPCHVAQPSELNYSDNAGGHPSEKNPKKNSTKGIHKHTRTQIFKYAYGEIEKEKVQHQERKNLTFSGVISMATKTQARTRPVIEIAFKDLTIVLKTNKKQLLRSVTGKLTPGHVTAIMGPSGAGKTTFLNALAGKLSGCQTTGLVLVNGKVQPIQSYKKIIGFVPQDDIVHGNLTVEENLWFSANCRLSAKMSKADRVLIVERNIESLGLQSIRNSLVGTVEKRGISGGQRKRVNVGLEMVMEPSLLLLDEPTSGLDSSSSLLLMRALRREALEGVNISMVVHQPSYTLFNMFDDLILLAKGGLVAYQGPVKKVEDYFAGLEIKVPDRVNPPDYFIDILEGMVKLNTSWGLKSSQLPVLWMLHNGYTVPPDMQNELNSVAPFRTNSSEDGSVEESVVADDVWGNVKGALEEKKEHLENIFPKFKDLADRRTPSKLYQYKYYLGRVSKQRLREATAQAVDYLILGLAGVCLGILAKSSNDSNLGAAGYTYTIIAVSLLGQIGALRSFSLEKLQYLRERRSGISSLAYFLARDTVDHFNTVVKPVVYLSMFYFFSAPRSTFADNYIILLALVYCVTGIGYTFAICFQPGSAQLWSALLPVVLTLMATQRRGSQILANICYPKWALEAFLIANAKRYSGVWLITRCGVLQNFHYDINHFGRCLTVLFLYGFLFRCIAFLCLVLLNKK; translated from the exons ATGCCCGTTTGGCGGGTTTCCGCTGCTGTCAGCCTCGCCGCCCTCGCCGCCGCTGCTTTCCTACTCCTCCTCCCCTTGGGCCGTTGCCAGAGCTTCGGAGGAGTCGGCCTTGCGCCGGCGCAGGTGCTGGCTCCGTCACTGTGGCAGCTTAATGACGCCGTCGATAACGTCACACAGAGCTTGTTTCCGATCGTCAAAGCCCGCTTCGGCTTCTGCGTCGGCGATGC GCAGAAGGATTGGGATCGGACGTTCAATTACAGCGGGAATATGGATTTCATGGAGAACTGCGCGGCCACGACTCCTG ATGTAACTGGACGCTTATGTACAGCAGCTGAGGTTAGGCTCTACTTCGACAGTTTCGTGGAGAGCGGAGGAAGTACCAACTACATGAAACCCAACAAAAATTGTAACTCCAGTTCATGGGTTTCTGGATGTGAGCCAGGATGGGCGAGCAGCGTCCCTGACAATGAGAACGTTGATCTTCGAGATTCTGAGAACCTGCCTTCAAGAAATCTCAACAGCAAACCATGCTGCGCCGGCTTTTATTGCCCTTATGGTATTACTTGCATGATAC CTTGTCCCTTGGGTGCATACTGCCCACTTGCCACCCATAATGTAACTACTGGTCGTTgtgatcc ATACAATTACCAGTTATCCCCTGAGAACAATTCTTGTGGTGGTGCAAATATCTGGGTCGATGTCGATCATAGCCGTGATCTATTCTGCCCGGCAGGAGACTTCTGTCCGAGCACCATCTCGAAAAAAAATTGTAGTAAGGG GCATTATTGTCGGATGGGTTCGACTTATGAGACAA ATTGCTTCTTATCTAGCTCGTGCGATGCAAATTCTGAAAAACAAAATATTACTATTTTTGGTGCTTTAGTAATG GCTGCATTGGTTTTATGGTTGTTGATAATATACAACTTCTCTGATAGAATTCTCTCTCACCGTGAAAGAAGACGAGCTAAGTCCAGGGAAACTGCCGCAAAGGTAGCTAGAGAAGCTGCACAAGCTCGTGAAAGGTGGAAAGCCGCAAAAAATATTGCAGTTGATATTCAACGCCAGATATCTCGCACAATTTCAAGGAAAAGATCTAATAAACTTCCAGTTGGTCCTGCATCAACATCAGAGATTGAAGAAATTGGTGTTCCTTGTCATGTGGCACAGCCATCTGAATTAAACTACTCTGACAATGCTGGAGGTCATCCTTCGGAAAAGAACCCCAAAAAGAACTCAACCAAAGGAATCCATAAGCATACTCGAACCCAAATTTTCAAGTATGCCTACGGTGAAATCGAAAAGGAGAAAGTTCAGCATCAGGAAAGAAAGAACTTAACCTTCTCAGGAGTAATCTCTATGGCCACGAAAACTCAGGCCAGAACGAGGCCAGTCATAGAGATCGCTTTCAAGGATCTAACCATAGTCCTTAAAACAAACAAGAAGCAACTTCTGAGGAGTGTGACTGGGAAACTTACTCCTGGCCATGTGACTGCAATCATGGGTCCTTCTGGTGCGGGGAAAACTACCTTCCTTAATGCTTTGGCAGGAAAATTATCCGGGTGTCAAACAACTGGATTAGTTCTGGTAAATGGAAAAGTTCAACCTATCCAATCGTACAAAAAGATCATCGGTTTCGTGCCACAAGATGATATTGTTCATGGGAACTTGACAGTAGAGGAAAATCTCTGGTTCAGTGCTAACTGTAG acTTTCTGCGAAAATGTCAAAAGCCGACAGAGTTCTAATTGTCGAGAGAAACATAGAGTCTCTGGGGTTGCAATCCATACGAAACTCCTTGGTTGGAACAGTAGAGAAGCGTGGAATCTCTGGCGGACAGAGGAAGCGTGTAAATGTTGGGCTGGAAATGGTTATGGAGCCTTCTCTTTTGTTACTGGATGAACCAACATCAGGCCTGGACAGTTCTTCATCTCTGCTGCTAATGAGAGCACTTCGGCGCGAGGCACTCGAAGGGGTGAACATCAGCATGGTCGTTCACCAGCCCAG CTATACTCTGTTCAACATGTTCGACGATTTAATACTTTTGGCAAAAGGAGGTTTAGTTGCATATCAAGGGCCAGTGAAGAAAGTTGAAGATTACTTTGCAGGCCTAGAAATTAAAGTGCCTGATCGTGTTAATCCTCCCGACTACTTCATTGACATTCTGGAGGGTATGGTGAAGCTGAACACGAGTTGGGGCCTTAAATCCAGTCAGCTGCCGGTTTTATGGATGTTGCACAACGGCTACACTGTGCCCCCTGATATGCAAAATGAACTAAACAGTGTCGCGCCGTTTAGAACAAACTCTTCCGAGGATGGCTCAGTCGAGGAGTCTGTCGTCGCTGATGATGTTTGGGGAAATGTAAAAGGTGCGCTGGAGGAAAAGAAAGAGCACTTGGAGAACATCTTCCCGAAATTCAAAGATTTAGCAGACCGAAGAACTCCTAGTAAACTTTACCAGTACAAGTACTATCTCGGAAG GGTGTCCAAGCAGCGACTGCGTGAAGCTACGGCACAAGCTGTTGACTATTTGATCCTAGGTCTTGCAGGAGTTTGTTTAGGGATACTTGCTAAATCATCAAACGACTCGAATCTAGGAGCTGCTGGTTACACGTACACAATTATAGCTGTTT CTCTGTTAGGTCAGATCGGTGCTTTGAGATCATTTTCACTAGAAAAGCTGCAGTATCTGAGAGAGAGAAGATCTGGAATTAGTTCACTTGCTTATTTTCTTGCAAGAGATACGGTCGACCATTTCAACACGGTAGTGAAACCGGTAGTTTATCTCTCCATGTTCTATTTCTTCAGCGCCCCTAGATCGACATTTGCGGACAACTATATTATTTTGCTCGCCCTTGTTTACTGTGTAACTGGTATTGGTTACACTTTTGCTATCTGTTTCCAACCTGGTTCTGCCCAATTG TGGTCTGCTCTTCTTCCTGTCGTGTTGACGTTGATGGCAACTCAGCGGCGAGGTTCGCAAATATTAGCTAATATTTGCTATCCAAAGTGGGCGTTGGAGGCATTTCTCATCGCTAACGCTAAAAG GTATTCTGGCGTGTGGCTCATAACACGGTGCGGCGTGCTTCAGAATTTTCACTACGACATCAATCATTTCGGACGTTGCTTAACCGTCCTCTTTCTCTATGGTTTCCTCTTCCGCTGCATTGCCTTCCTCTGCTTGGTGCTGCTAAACAAGAAATGA